One window from the genome of Acidimicrobiia bacterium encodes:
- a CDS encoding ABC transporter permease subunit: protein MINKRLRLVLTVVVALVVVVALWEGYKWMGQQTDDHWPGTNFGLPTATNDIIMPHAADILGELTTDIRDGRDTLPMYVFLLKKAWFTFQEASIGFVLGLSIGMGLAVLMTRWKVAEKGLLPWINVSQTIPLIALAPLVVTWGRQQNMPDLLSISLISTYLTFFPVAVSGLRGLQSPDADHVELMRSYAASWRTTLFKLRLPASRPYLFPALKIAGTLSIVGAIVGEISIGTKTGLGRAILEYAQRYAVAPERLYASVIGAAFLGLTVFGLINLTERWVMRRTREVI, encoded by the coding sequence GTGATCAACAAACGCCTCCGCCTGGTGTTGACCGTGGTGGTGGCTTTGGTCGTGGTGGTAGCCCTCTGGGAGGGTTATAAGTGGATGGGCCAACAAACCGATGATCACTGGCCGGGCACCAATTTTGGTTTACCAACCGCCACCAACGACATCATCATGCCGCATGCCGCTGACATTCTTGGCGAGTTGACCACCGACATTCGAGACGGTCGAGACACCCTGCCCATGTATGTGTTCCTCTTGAAAAAGGCATGGTTTACTTTTCAAGAGGCATCTATTGGTTTCGTGTTGGGGCTTTCTATCGGCATGGGTTTAGCGGTGTTAATGACCCGATGGAAGGTGGCTGAAAAGGGGTTGCTGCCGTGGATAAATGTGTCACAAACTATTCCGCTTATTGCTTTAGCTCCGTTGGTGGTTACTTGGGGCCGTCAACAAAACATGCCTGACTTGTTGAGTATTTCGCTTATTTCCACCTACCTAACCTTTTTCCCCGTAGCGGTAAGCGGACTGCGGGGTTTGCAATCCCCAGATGCCGACCATGTTGAGTTGATGCGTTCTTATGCCGCTTCGTGGCGCACTACTTTGTTTAAGTTGCGCTTACCAGCCTCCCGTCCCTATCTTTTTCCGGCTTTAAAAATTGCTGGCACCCTAAGCATCGTGGGGGCCATTGTGGGTGAAATATCCATTGGCACCAAAACAGGCCTTGGGCGAGCCATTTTGGAGTACGCCCAACGCTATGCCGTGGCGCCCGAACGGCTTTATGCATCAGTAATCGGGGCGGCTTTTTTAGGCCTAACTGTATTTGGTCTTATCAATTTGACTGAGCGCTGGGTTATGCGGCGCACCAGAGAGGTTATTTAG
- a CDS encoding ABC transporter permease, whose protein sequence is MRSRWSALWPPLLTGVGGLLLWEGMIIVFGIREFLLPKPSSIWAELFAEWPVLSHAGWETGRIAFSGLVLGVLAGVVLAFVTNRFRSLNEGLTPLAVAVNATPIVALAPIFNAWFGITGVVSNQAVVIAVVFFPVFINTAKGLTEVHPDEIELMRSYASSEWTILREVRVPNALPFFANALRVVAPLSVIAAIVAEYFGGPQDRIGNVITSNAAFARYDVAWAAIAVASAFGLALFAGAVLIERLSTPWRMATQVEITNNKPGRGK, encoded by the coding sequence ATGCGCTCTCGCTGGTCGGCTCTTTGGCCCCCTTTGTTGACGGGGGTAGGGGGCTTATTGCTGTGGGAAGGCATGATTATAGTTTTTGGGATTAGAGAGTTTTTGCTTCCCAAGCCATCGTCGATCTGGGCTGAGTTGTTCGCCGAGTGGCCTGTCTTAAGTCATGCCGGTTGGGAAACTGGGCGCATAGCTTTTAGCGGACTGGTGTTGGGTGTACTCGCTGGGGTGGTTTTGGCCTTTGTCACCAATCGCTTCCGCTCGCTTAACGAGGGGCTGACTCCGTTAGCGGTGGCGGTGAACGCCACCCCTATTGTCGCTTTGGCTCCCATTTTTAATGCTTGGTTTGGTATTACTGGAGTAGTTAGCAACCAAGCCGTGGTAATTGCTGTGGTGTTCTTTCCGGTATTTATTAATACCGCTAAAGGACTAACTGAGGTGCACCCTGATGAAATTGAACTGATGCGTTCGTACGCTTCTAGCGAATGGACTATTCTCCGTGAGGTGCGCGTTCCTAATGCTCTTCCATTTTTTGCCAACGCTTTGCGAGTGGTCGCTCCGCTTTCGGTGATTGCCGCCATCGTGGCCGAATATTTCGGTGGCCCACAAGACCGCATCGGCAATGTCATCACCTCAAATGCCGCCTTCGCCCGCTATGACGTGGCCTGGGCCGCTATTGCCGTGGCCTCCGCTTTTGGTCTTGCTCTTTTTGCCGGAGCCGTGCTCATCGAACGCCTGAGCACACCGTGGCGTATGGCCACCCAAGTCGAAATAACCAACAATAAACCCGGGAGGGGAAAATGA
- a CDS encoding CoA-acylating methylmalonate-semialdehyde dehydrogenase: protein MQEIHHLVDGQAKPGTSGNTAPVFNPATGEQTGQIGLASIEEVDQAVASSKAAFQEWGTVSVARRTKLLYNFRNLVEANADEIARRLTAEHGKVGDDARGEVARGIENIEFACGVADALKGTHTEHASTGVDVYSVRQPLGVCAGITPFNFPAMVPLWMIPNAVACGNTFILKPSERDPSAPRFIVELAQEAGFPPGVINMVNGDKVAVDRLLEHPDIKAVSFVGSTPIAKYVYATGAAHGKRVQALGGAKNHMIVLPDADINLAADAAVSAAYGSAGERCMAISVVVAVGGVADQLVPAIKERMSKLVIGHGDDPASEMGPVITCEHRDRVAGYIAAGAEAGADVVVDGRDFAFEGNGSFIGVSLLDNVTTDMSVYTDEIFGPVLCVVRVDTYAEGVQMIADNDFGNGAAIFTRDGGAARQFQQDADAGMVGINVPIPVPVGYHSFGGWKDSLFGDTTMYGPEGMRFYTRPKVVTSRWPDPATSSVDLGFPQND, encoded by the coding sequence ATGCAAGAAATTCATCACCTCGTTGATGGCCAAGCCAAACCGGGCACTTCGGGAAACACCGCACCAGTGTTTAACCCGGCGACCGGTGAACAAACCGGCCAGATCGGCTTGGCATCAATCGAAGAAGTCGACCAAGCAGTCGCTTCGTCTAAAGCAGCTTTTCAAGAGTGGGGCACCGTGTCGGTGGCTCGCCGTACCAAGTTGCTTTACAACTTTCGCAACCTTGTGGAAGCCAACGCTGACGAAATTGCTCGTCGTTTAACCGCCGAACACGGAAAAGTAGGCGACGATGCCCGTGGCGAAGTAGCACGAGGCATTGAAAACATTGAGTTTGCTTGCGGCGTAGCCGATGCGCTTAAAGGCACCCACACCGAACACGCCTCAACGGGAGTAGACGTTTATTCAGTGCGGCAGCCGTTGGGGGTTTGTGCGGGAATAACCCCATTTAATTTTCCAGCAATGGTGCCTTTGTGGATGATCCCGAATGCCGTGGCTTGCGGAAACACGTTCATCTTGAAGCCTTCAGAGCGTGACCCTTCTGCTCCTCGCTTCATTGTTGAACTCGCCCAAGAAGCCGGCTTCCCTCCAGGGGTCATCAACATGGTTAACGGCGACAAAGTAGCAGTGGACCGCTTGCTGGAACACCCTGATATCAAAGCAGTGAGCTTTGTCGGGTCAACCCCCATCGCTAAATATGTTTACGCCACCGGGGCCGCCCACGGCAAACGAGTACAAGCCCTCGGAGGCGCCAAAAACCATATGATCGTGTTGCCCGATGCCGACATCAATTTGGCCGCCGATGCCGCAGTCTCTGCCGCTTATGGTTCAGCTGGCGAACGCTGCATGGCTATTTCAGTGGTGGTGGCTGTGGGTGGCGTAGCCGACCAATTGGTTCCGGCCATTAAAGAACGCATGTCCAAGTTGGTTATTGGCCACGGTGATGATCCCGCCTCAGAAATGGGCCCGGTAATCACCTGTGAGCATCGTGACCGGGTAGCGGGTTACATCGCCGCCGGTGCCGAAGCAGGCGCCGATGTGGTGGTCGATGGACGAGATTTCGCCTTTGAAGGCAACGGGTCGTTTATTGGTGTTTCTTTGTTGGACAACGTCACCACCGATATGAGCGTTTACACCGACGAGATTTTTGGTCCAGTGCTTTGCGTGGTCCGGGTAGACACCTATGCCGAAGGCGTGCAAATGATTGCCGACAATGATTTCGGTAACGGAGCGGCCATCTTTACCCGAGACGGGGGAGCAGCTCGTCAGTTCCAACAAGATGCCGACGCAGGCATGGTGGGTATTAACGTGCCTATTCCTGTACCGGTAGGTTACCACTCGTTTGGTGGTTGGAAAGACTCACTCTTTGGCGACACCACCATGTATGGCCCAGAGGGAATGCGTTTTTACACCCGCCCCAAGGTGGTAACCAGCCGCTGGCCCGACCCCGCAACCAGCAGCGTTGACCTGGGCTTCCCCCAAAACGATTGA
- a CDS encoding TIGR03842 family LLM class F420-dependent oxidoreductase translates to MDFGVVLQTDPPASRVVELARLAETLGFTHGYTFDSHVLWQEPFPIYGAMLAATEKMIIGPMVTNPGTRDWTVIASLFATLNDMYGERTVCGIGRGDSAMRVIGKKPCNLATLEESMKVIKALAEGEEVDYHGTPLSFPWRQGGSLPVWMAAYGPKALALCGRQADGYVLQLADPQIAAWTIGAVRQSAEEAGRDPDSITFCVVAPAYVGDDIAHQRDQVRWFGGMVGNHVADLVGRYGADSSMVPQALTDYIEGRKGYDYADHGRAGAEHTDFVPDEILDRFCILGNEAAHIERLEELRALGVDQFAVYLMHDQKEETLNAYGQHIIPAFQ, encoded by the coding sequence ATGGATTTTGGTGTAGTACTTCAAACTGACCCCCCGGCCTCTCGGGTGGTTGAGTTGGCTCGTTTGGCTGAAACCTTAGGTTTTACCCACGGGTACACCTTCGACAGCCACGTGCTTTGGCAAGAGCCGTTTCCGATTTATGGCGCCATGTTGGCCGCTACCGAAAAAATGATCATTGGCCCGATGGTCACCAACCCCGGTACACGAGACTGGACGGTTATCGCCTCGTTGTTCGCCACGCTAAACGACATGTACGGCGAACGTACCGTTTGTGGTATCGGCCGAGGCGACTCCGCTATGCGGGTTATTGGTAAAAAGCCGTGCAACTTGGCCACTCTGGAAGAATCCATGAAGGTCATCAAAGCCTTAGCCGAAGGCGAAGAAGTCGACTATCACGGAACACCCCTCTCGTTTCCTTGGCGCCAAGGAGGGTCGCTGCCCGTCTGGATGGCTGCCTATGGCCCTAAAGCCTTGGCGCTCTGTGGCCGACAAGCCGACGGGTATGTTTTGCAGTTAGCCGACCCACAAATAGCGGCCTGGACCATCGGCGCCGTTCGACAGTCCGCTGAAGAAGCAGGCCGCGACCCGGATTCCATCACTTTCTGTGTGGTAGCACCGGCCTATGTGGGTGACGACATCGCCCACCAGCGAGACCAAGTTCGTTGGTTTGGCGGCATGGTGGGTAATCACGTAGCCGACTTGGTGGGTCGTTATGGCGCCGACAGTTCCATGGTTCCTCAAGCCCTGACCGATTACATCGAAGGCCGCAAAGGCTACGACTACGCCGACCACGGTCGGGCGGGTGCTGAACATACCGACTTTGTACCCGACGAGATTTTGGATCGCTTCTGTATTTTGGGCAACGAGGCAGCGCACATTGAGCGTTTAGAAGAACTCCGTGCTTTGGGCGTTGACCAGTTTGCGGTGTACCTGATGCACGACCAAAAAGAAGAGACGCTAAACGCTTACGGCCAACACATTATTCCGGCTTTTCAGTGA
- the hydA gene encoding dihydropyrimidinase, translated as MTKLIKNGTVVSATGRHAAEVLVDGATIVALLQPGSDTALAAEAGAEEVIDATGKYVIPGGIDSHTHMELPFGGTAASDTFETGSRAAAWGGTTTIIDFAVQTYGQNVRDSLEAWFAKAEGECAVDYGFHMILGDINEASLKEMDTLVGEGISSFKLFMAYPGVFYSDDGQILRAMQVAANNGSLISMHAENGIAIDVLAEQAASRGDTGPVFHGLTRPSLLEGEATFRAIQLALVAGAPVYFVHLSSSEALEAVAAAKDKGHNVFAETCPQYLYLNLEDHLGAPGFAGAGYVCSAPLRTKHHSHQTDLWKGLRTNDLSIVATDHCPFCMKDQKDLGVDDFRAIPNGIGGVEHRMDLIYQGVVMGEMTLERWVETCSTTPARMFGIYPQKGVIAPGSDADIVLYDPQATSTISVDTHHMNMDYSAYEGIEIAGKVDTVMSKGKVIISDNAYHGRKGDGSYLKRGLSTYLH; from the coding sequence ATGACCAAGCTCATTAAAAATGGAACCGTAGTTAGCGCTACCGGCCGCCACGCAGCAGAAGTGTTGGTGGATGGAGCAACCATTGTGGCGCTATTGCAACCCGGTTCGGATACGGCATTAGCTGCCGAAGCCGGCGCCGAAGAGGTTATCGATGCCACTGGTAAATACGTCATACCCGGCGGTATCGACAGCCACACCCACATGGAATTGCCTTTCGGTGGAACCGCCGCCTCCGACACTTTCGAAACGGGAAGCCGTGCTGCTGCTTGGGGCGGAACCACTACCATTATTGACTTTGCTGTTCAAACCTATGGCCAAAATGTACGCGATTCGCTAGAGGCCTGGTTCGCAAAAGCCGAAGGTGAATGCGCCGTGGACTACGGATTCCACATGATTCTGGGCGACATTAACGAAGCGTCATTAAAAGAAATGGACACTTTGGTCGGCGAAGGCATTAGCAGTTTCAAACTATTCATGGCTTACCCCGGCGTCTTCTACAGCGATGATGGCCAAATCTTGCGAGCCATGCAAGTAGCGGCCAACAACGGCTCGCTTATTTCTATGCACGCCGAGAACGGTATTGCCATTGATGTGTTGGCCGAACAGGCAGCTTCTCGTGGCGATACTGGCCCGGTGTTTCACGGGTTGACCCGCCCGTCGTTGTTGGAAGGTGAAGCCACTTTCCGAGCGATTCAATTGGCCCTGGTGGCTGGCGCTCCGGTTTATTTTGTGCACCTTTCATCGAGCGAAGCACTCGAAGCCGTGGCTGCGGCAAAAGACAAAGGCCACAACGTTTTTGCCGAGACCTGCCCGCAATACCTGTACCTCAACCTGGAAGACCACCTCGGTGCTCCAGGTTTTGCCGGGGCTGGTTACGTTTGTTCAGCGCCCCTGCGCACCAAGCACCACTCCCACCAAACCGATTTATGGAAGGGCCTACGCACCAACGATCTGTCCATCGTGGCCACCGACCATTGCCCTTTCTGCATGAAGGATCAAAAAGACCTTGGGGTAGATGACTTCCGGGCTATCCCCAACGGAATCGGCGGGGTTGAACACCGCATGGACCTCATTTACCAGGGTGTGGTTATGGGCGAAATGACCCTCGAGCGTTGGGTAGAAACTTGTTCCACTACCCCGGCCCGCATGTTTGGTATCTACCCGCAAAAGGGCGTTATCGCCCCCGGTTCAGATGCCGACATTGTGCTCTACGACCCGCAAGCCACCAGCACCATTTCGGTAGACACCCATCACATGAACATGGATTACTCGGCCTACGAAGGCATAGAGATTGCCGGCAAAGTCGACACCGTCATGTCTAAAGGCAAGGTCATTATTTCTGATAACGCTTATCACGGCCGAAAAGGTGACGGCAGTTACCTTAAACGTGGTTTGTCTACTTACCTTCACTAA
- a CDS encoding ABC transporter ATP-binding protein, which yields MSSEHAVSVTEVGKVFNEGSVDEVAALSGIDLNIEPGEFVSLIGPSGCGKSTLLRLIGDLLEPSAGAVSVFGKSAHQARMDQDYGMVFQHAGLFDWRKVAANIELPLELRDWSKADRAARSKEMLDLVKLPDFGNHYPRQLSGGMQQRVSIARALSFKPKLLLMDEPFGALDEMTREHMQIELLRIWEETGTTVVFVTHSIPEAAFLSNRVVVLSPRPGRVHSIIEVDLGQRTEDTRENPEFFSTATKIREALRAVEAAQ from the coding sequence GTGAGCAGCGAACACGCAGTATCAGTAACTGAGGTAGGAAAAGTCTTCAACGAGGGAAGCGTCGATGAGGTAGCGGCCCTTTCTGGTATTGATCTCAACATTGAGCCCGGTGAGTTTGTTTCTTTAATTGGGCCCTCAGGGTGCGGTAAATCTACTTTGCTTCGTCTCATTGGCGACTTATTGGAACCCTCAGCGGGAGCGGTCAGTGTGTTTGGAAAATCAGCCCACCAAGCCCGCATGGACCAGGACTATGGCATGGTGTTCCAGCATGCCGGTTTGTTTGATTGGCGCAAGGTAGCGGCCAACATTGAGTTGCCGTTGGAGTTACGTGACTGGTCAAAAGCCGACCGAGCGGCCCGATCAAAAGAAATGTTAGACCTTGTTAAGTTGCCTGATTTTGGTAACCATTACCCACGCCAACTTTCTGGCGGGATGCAGCAAAGGGTCTCTATCGCTCGGGCTTTGTCTTTCAAGCCGAAATTGCTACTGATGGATGAACCCTTTGGCGCCCTTGACGAGATGACCCGGGAACACATGCAGATTGAATTGCTGCGCATTTGGGAAGAAACAGGTACCACCGTGGTTTTTGTTACGCACTCCATCCCCGAAGCAGCTTTTTTGTCTAATCGCGTGGTGGTGCTTTCACCACGCCCTGGTCGGGTGCATTCAATAATTGAGGTAGATCTTGGGCAGCGCACAGAAGATACTCGTGAAAACCCAGAGTTTTTTTCTACGGCTACAAAAATCCGTGAAGCACTTCGGGCCGTGGAGGCCGCTCAATAA
- a CDS encoding aspartate aminotransferase family protein gives MATNAELLARHKAVLPSWLAQYYNPPISLDSGEGRHVFDVEGNRYLDFFGGILTTSLGYNIPEVTQAIQAQAPKTLHSSTLYLSEPMIELAELIADLSGIPDAKVFFTTSGTEANDAALMLATTYRKSNQVLAMRNSYHGRSFTTIAITAQRSWSPTSVSGLSVNYVHGGYRLRSPFRAFDDEAYTTACVDDLTQVFDMMTSGDVAAMIAEPIQGVGGFATPPDGFFGAMKKELDNRGVLFISDEVQTGWGRTGDHFWGYQAHGITPDILTFAKGVGNGLALGGVVASAELMDSLPGNSLSTFGGNPLSSAGALATINYMLDNDTQGNSKRMGERLVAKLQPAVDDSTVVAELRGRGLMQAIETVQPGSLEPNVEAASQIIEQARVAGLLIGKGGLYGNVLRIAPPMTVTEAEIDEAGDILVDCIKALD, from the coding sequence ATGGCTACCAACGCAGAACTCTTAGCACGCCATAAGGCGGTGTTGCCGTCTTGGCTGGCCCAGTACTACAACCCTCCTATTTCTTTGGATAGCGGTGAAGGACGCCACGTTTTTGATGTGGAAGGCAACCGTTACCTCGACTTCTTTGGTGGTATTTTGACCACCAGCCTGGGTTACAACATCCCAGAGGTCACTCAAGCTATTCAAGCGCAGGCCCCCAAAACCCTGCACTCGTCAACGCTTTATCTTTCGGAACCCATGATTGAGTTGGCTGAACTCATTGCTGACCTTTCGGGTATTCCCGATGCCAAAGTATTTTTTACCACCTCGGGAACCGAAGCCAATGATGCTGCTTTGATGCTGGCCACTACTTATCGGAAGTCCAACCAAGTGTTGGCTATGCGCAACAGTTACCACGGCCGGTCGTTTACTACCATTGCCATTACTGCGCAACGGTCTTGGTCACCCACCAGCGTGAGCGGGCTCTCGGTCAATTACGTCCACGGCGGCTACCGCTTGCGGAGCCCTTTCCGGGCTTTCGATGACGAGGCTTACACCACAGCCTGTGTCGACGACCTGACCCAAGTGTTTGACATGATGACCTCCGGTGACGTGGCGGCCATGATCGCTGAACCCATTCAAGGAGTGGGCGGCTTTGCCACCCCACCCGACGGTTTCTTTGGCGCCATGAAAAAAGAACTCGACAACCGCGGTGTGCTCTTTATCTCTGATGAGGTCCAAACCGGCTGGGGCCGCACCGGCGACCATTTCTGGGGCTACCAAGCTCACGGCATTACTCCCGACATTTTGACCTTTGCCAAAGGGGTGGGCAACGGTTTGGCTTTAGGCGGGGTAGTGGCTAGCGCCGAATTGATGGACTCTTTGCCCGGCAACTCGCTTTCGACCTTCGGCGGGAACCCGCTGAGTAGCGCCGGTGCCCTCGCCACCATCAACTACATGTTGGACAACGACACTCAAGGCAACTCGAAACGTATGGGTGAGCGCTTGGTGGCCAAACTGCAACCAGCAGTTGATGACTCCACCGTAGTGGCCGAACTCCGTGGTCGCGGATTGATGCAAGCCATCGAGACCGTGCAGCCCGGCTCATTAGAGCCTAATGTTGAAGCGGCTAGTCAAATCATTGAACAAGCTCGTGTCGCTGGCCTGTTAATCGGTAAGGGCGGGCTCTACGGCAACGTTTTACGTATCGCTCCACCCATGACGGTGACCGAAGCAGAAATTGACGAAGCAGGCGACATTTTAGTTGACTGTATAAAAGCATTGGATTAA